The following are from one region of the Nostoc cf. commune SO-36 genome:
- a CDS encoding DUF7219 family protein, which produces MTQLNSQDKNSFLYPRSRYYGKFQPENLMFNANLQEFSQKISYITCLETGGKLSQEEAYQQIKSLWKELKHSKKQLAIGGDREI; this is translated from the coding sequence ATGACACAACTTAACTCGCAAGACAAAAACAGCTTTCTTTACCCTCGTAGTCGGTATTATGGTAAATTTCAGCCAGAAAACTTAATGTTTAATGCCAACCTGCAAGAATTTTCCCAAAAAATTAGTTACATAACTTGTCTAGAAACAGGGGGTAAGTTGTCTCAGGAAGAGGCTTACCAGCAAATTAAGTCACTTTGGAAAGAGTTGAAACATAGCAAAAAGCAACTGGCTATTGGCGGAGATAGAGAAATTTAA